Proteins encoded by one window of Candidatus Zixiibacteriota bacterium:
- a CDS encoding DUF6880 family protein translates to MSNKDAVRSIKSRLAGLKRGRRFIDYHESGPYARELENLLDEIDSIAESPRQGVELVTAFMQTDNAVLGRADDSNGSIGDVYRIFACDSFIRHASQCEDKEWLYNVVLKLYADDENGVHDSIIANSANFLPESYLRRMVDEFWSLGDREPNEYQRYHWYGAIEDIARQLKDPPLFEKACRARRPQLSTAAHRDIAEVYLECGYPLVALQWLNKVPPDETFQLDEREQLLLKVLTELGDKARAEEVAWRIFRRSRSKTRLSLLLNVIGESQHERIVDSEIEIILKSPTLDYVDALFLFELERFAEAERYLTERTDQLNGDYYYQLLPWAKTFEKHEKFLMASILYRALLESILRRAKSKYYTYGVRYLRKLDDLAPRVGDWGEFVNHEDYKLNLLIEHKLKRSFWARYDQ, encoded by the coding sequence GTGTCTAACAAGGATGCTGTAAGATCGATCAAGTCAAGACTAGCCGGGCTGAAACGCGGACGAAGGTTTATCGATTACCACGAGTCAGGGCCATATGCCCGAGAACTCGAGAACCTGCTGGACGAGATTGACAGTATAGCCGAAAGCCCACGCCAGGGCGTTGAACTGGTGACAGCATTTATGCAGACGGATAACGCCGTGCTCGGACGCGCCGACGATTCCAACGGCTCAATCGGTGATGTGTACCGCATATTCGCCTGTGACAGCTTTATTCGCCATGCGTCTCAATGTGAAGACAAAGAGTGGCTATACAACGTCGTTCTGAAGCTGTATGCTGATGATGAAAACGGTGTACACGATTCTATTATTGCCAACTCTGCCAACTTCCTGCCGGAATCGTATCTTCGCCGCATGGTTGACGAATTCTGGTCCCTGGGTGACCGAGAGCCGAACGAGTATCAAAGGTATCACTGGTATGGCGCTATTGAAGACATCGCGAGGCAGTTGAAGGATCCGCCGTTATTCGAGAAGGCGTGCCGCGCCCGGAGACCGCAACTGTCGACAGCCGCGCACCGTGACATCGCGGAAGTGTACTTAGAATGTGGCTACCCGCTTGTCGCTCTTCAGTGGTTGAACAAGGTCCCTCCCGACGAGACGTTTCAGCTTGATGAGCGAGAGCAACTGCTCCTGAAAGTGCTCACGGAGCTTGGAGACAAAGCGAGAGCAGAAGAGGTTGCATGGAGAATATTCCGACGATCAAGGAGCAAGACAAGGTTGTCGTTACTTCTGAATGTTATTGGCGAGTCTCAACACGAACGCATAGTCGACAGCGAGATCGAAATTATCCTGAAATCTCCGACGTTGGATTATGTCGACGCCTTGTTCCTGTTTGAATTGGAACGCTTCGCCGAGGCCGAGCGATATCTTACAGAACGCACCGATCAACTCAACGGGGATTACTACTACCAGTTACTTCCGTGGGCGAAGACATTCGAGAAGCATGAGAAATTTCTCATGGCCAGCATCCTGTATCGCGCTTTGCTTGAATCGATTCTCAGACGCGCCAAATCTAAGTACTACACGTACGGAGTTCGTTACCTGCGTAAACTTGATGATCTGGCACCGCGCGTGGGCGACTGGGGCGAGTTCGTGAACCACGAAGACTACAAGTTGAACC
- a CDS encoding nucleotidyltransferase domain-containing protein: MCAQKPKSDSSIGVGSGIGEVLFPKIRRKALALFLLNPEKQYYFREAVRLLGDTPGSLHRELKSLTAAGILSVEQIGMQKFYRANPESPVFDELKSIAEKTFGIADVLRDVMRTEAEAKIDVAWIYGSVASGKDTSSSDIDLMVVGSLSFRELVAILKPVEEQMQRPINPTLYSESEFQKKVQDENHFLLNVLNSDKLFVMGNENDLARLAQ, encoded by the coding sequence ATGTGCGCGCAAAAACCGAAAAGCGACTCGTCGATCGGGGTAGGTTCCGGAATAGGGGAAGTCCTGTTTCCCAAGATACGCCGGAAAGCACTCGCGCTGTTCTTACTCAATCCTGAAAAACAGTACTATTTCCGCGAAGCTGTCAGATTGCTGGGCGATACGCCTGGCTCCCTCCACCGCGAGTTGAAGTCACTGACAGCGGCCGGGATCCTCTCGGTCGAGCAGATCGGCATGCAGAAATTTTACCGCGCAAATCCAGAGAGTCCTGTTTTCGATGAACTCAAGTCAATTGCCGAAAAGACATTTGGCATTGCGGATGTTCTCCGTGACGTCATGCGAACTGAAGCCGAAGCGAAGATTGACGTGGCCTGGATTTACGGCTCAGTTGCCAGCGGTAAGGACACGAGTTCAAGCGACATTGATCTTATGGTGGTTGGCAGCTTGTCATTTCGCGAGTTGGTCGCTATCCTGAAGCCGGTGGAAGAACAGATGCAGCGCCCGATCAACCCGACGCTGTATTCAGAAAGTGAATTTCAAAAGAAGGTCCAGGACGAGAATCACTTTCTTTTGAACGTATTGAACTCCGACAAGTTATTCGTGATGGGAAACGAAAATGACCTTGCAAGATTGGCTCAGTAG
- a CDS encoding RNA polymerase sigma factor, giving the protein MKHDRHRVEGFVARIELIRRPIISYCRHLLWNEQELEDTIQTVLSTAYMKYDTFDAEGDFRSWVFTICTNVVLNVNRRSAKEQQRFVCADERINDVVAELQKEYAYDELLRDPEKIFAHVGDELRAALLSLSTSERTVFLLKTIGELTCKEIAESLKMPIGTVMAYLSRSRGKLRVHLTEYAKQYGFLSNEVREATTDGL; this is encoded by the coding sequence GTGAAACACGATCGTCATCGGGTAGAGGGCTTTGTTGCCCGTATCGAGCTGATTCGTCGTCCAATCATCAGCTACTGCCGACACTTGCTCTGGAATGAGCAGGAACTGGAAGACACAATTCAGACGGTGCTGAGCACAGCCTACATGAAGTATGACACTTTCGACGCTGAGGGGGACTTCCGGTCCTGGGTCTTCACCATATGCACAAACGTGGTTCTGAACGTCAATCGCAGATCAGCAAAGGAGCAGCAGCGGTTCGTTTGCGCCGATGAACGAATCAATGACGTTGTGGCTGAACTGCAGAAAGAATACGCCTATGACGAACTCCTGCGCGATCCAGAAAAGATTTTCGCCCATGTTGGTGACGAGCTTCGCGCCGCCCTCCTTTCACTGTCGACGAGCGAAAGGACAGTCTTTCTGCTCAAAACGATCGGTGAATTAACGTGTAAAGAGATAGCCGAATCACTCAAGATGCCCATCGGGACAGTCATGGCTTATCTGTCACGGTCTCGCGGGAAGTTGAGAGTGCATTTGACCGAATATGCCAAACAGTACGGATTCCTGAGTAACGAAGTACGGGAAGCAACTACCGATGGACTGTAA
- a CDS encoding zf-HC2 domain-containing protein — protein MDCKQVRNYLAMYLDSELGPETTFEISQHLESCEACQKLADRETQLETKIKGILTTPHDNDDLIWTRAVTKAVSRSRTGLLGRPVWAIAAVLIGVLGVSYFLLPWAGHRELDLAAAVSSEHVEFLAKSERTYAISGDEVAIESYFKGHLTPQFSVRGLDNSDRKLQGGNLCNVSGAATAHLLFSVHHEPVSVFWFERESLTNFPDVKSRMVSEGQSFHCKVDGKQFYVYVTDDAMVCAVGSVTPAEIQSVVDELVMAQ, from the coding sequence ATGGACTGTAAGCAGGTCAGAAACTACCTGGCTATGTATTTGGACTCCGAACTGGGGCCCGAAACCACGTTTGAGATCTCTCAGCATCTGGAATCATGCGAGGCGTGTCAGAAGTTGGCTGATCGCGAGACCCAACTGGAGACCAAGATTAAGGGCATTCTAACCACTCCTCACGATAATGATGACTTGATCTGGACGCGAGCAGTCACTAAGGCGGTCAGCCGATCTCGAACCGGTCTGCTGGGTCGACCAGTTTGGGCCATAGCCGCCGTGTTGATAGGTGTACTGGGTGTTTCATACTTCCTTCTGCCATGGGCGGGTCACCGAGAACTTGATCTGGCCGCGGCTGTATCGTCCGAACATGTGGAGTTTCTTGCGAAGAGTGAACGCACGTATGCGATCTCGGGAGATGAAGTGGCGATTGAGTCCTACTTCAAAGGTCACCTGACTCCCCAATTCAGTGTTCGGGGGCTTGACAACAGCGACCGGAAATTACAGGGTGGTAACCTATGCAACGTGAGCGGGGCGGCAACGGCGCATCTGTTGTTCTCCGTGCACCACGAACCAGTTTCAGTGTTTTGGTTTGAGCGGGAGTCCCTGACCAATTTTCCGGATGTTAAGTCACGAATGGTTTCCGAAGGACAGTCGTTTCATTGTAAAGTCGACGGGAAACAATTTTATGTATATGTGACCGATGACGCCATGGTTTGCGCGGTCGGTTCAGTGACTCCGGCGGAGATTCAGTCGGTTGTGGATGAACTCGTGATGGCCCAATAG